In the Rhipicephalus sanguineus isolate Rsan-2018 unplaced genomic scaffold, BIME_Rsan_1.4 Seq1073, whole genome shotgun sequence genome, one interval contains:
- the LOC125756502 gene encoding uncharacterized protein K02A2.6-like, with protein sequence MCRLLSRMRRDTQFASESAAPSMVLADASLATPTHGLCRSSKRFGFPETLVSDNGSQFISAEFQAYLKHRGIRHVRTAPYHPSSNGLAERFVQTLKSALRKTSPRSASEELADFLLTYRNTPHATTGEAPSTLLLRDACGPD encoded by the exons ATGTGTCGGCTCTTGTCACGCATGCGCAGAGACACGCAGTTTGCCAGTGAAAGCGCCGCTCCATCCATGGTCCTGGCCGACGCGTCCTTGGCAACGCCTACACATGGACTTTGCAGGTCCAGTAAAAG ATTTGGATTTCCAGAAACACTCGTGTCCGACAACGGAAGCCAGTTCATTTCTGCAGAGTTCCAAGCCTACCTCAAGCACAGGGGCATTCGGCACGTAAGAACCGCACCGTATCACCCAAGTAGCAACGGACTGGCTGAACGTTTTGTTCAGACTTTGAAGTCAGCGCTCCGCAAGACCAGTCCGAGGAGCGCCAGTGAGGAGTTAGCCGACTTCCTTCTGACGTATCGTAATACGCCTCATGCTACGACAGGGGAGGCCCCTTCCACTTTGCTCCTGCGAGACGCCTGCGGACCAGACTAG